In one window of Skermanella rosea DNA:
- a CDS encoding cytochrome c oxidase subunit I has product MTATSPDRAVTARPAAQPPNYLTEGGSTLRSWLLTHDHKRIAILYALTITVFFFFGGAAAAMIRLNLVTPPGIFAADTYNRLFSIHGIVMVWFFLIPSIPNTLGNFLLPMMIGAKDLAFPRINLLSWYLFVAAGVVALFAVIAGGVDTGWTFYTPFSTMYSNSYVILAISAVFISGFSSILTGLNFIVTVHRLRAPGMTWYRLPIFVWSNYSTAIILVLATPVLAITLALLAVERLLQVGIFDPALGGDPLLFQHLFWFYSHPAVYIMILPGFGVISEVVPCFSRKPIFGYKFVAWASVSFTAVSFLVWAHHMFVAGMSVYAALVFSLLSYIIAVPSAIKVFNWTATLHKGWISFDAPMLYALGFIGLFTTGGLSGLFTANLAFDVHVTDTYFVVAHFHYIMVGGMVSAYFAGLHFWWPKITGRIYHEWWARIAALLIFVGFNLTFFPQFILGYLGMERRYHSYPPEFQFWNILSSAGASILALGYVMPLFYLTWSLYRGQRAGANPWAATGLEWTTPSPPPKHNFDKTPTVTRPPYQYRPEPEPQDAQGHA; this is encoded by the coding sequence ATGACCGCCACCTCTCCCGACAGGGCCGTCACCGCCCGGCCGGCCGCCCAGCCGCCCAACTACCTGACCGAGGGCGGATCGACGCTCCGCTCCTGGCTGCTGACCCACGACCACAAGAGGATCGCGATCCTCTACGCCCTGACGATCACCGTGTTCTTCTTCTTCGGGGGAGCCGCGGCGGCGATGATCCGGCTGAACCTGGTGACGCCGCCGGGGATCTTCGCGGCGGACACCTACAACCGGCTGTTCTCGATCCACGGTATCGTGATGGTCTGGTTCTTCCTGATCCCGTCGATCCCGAACACGCTGGGCAACTTCCTGCTGCCGATGATGATCGGGGCGAAGGACCTGGCGTTTCCCCGGATCAACCTGCTGAGCTGGTACCTGTTCGTCGCCGCCGGGGTGGTGGCCCTGTTCGCCGTGATCGCCGGCGGCGTCGACACGGGATGGACGTTCTACACGCCGTTCTCGACGATGTATTCCAACAGCTACGTGATCCTGGCGATCTCGGCGGTGTTCATCTCCGGCTTCTCGTCGATCCTGACCGGGCTCAACTTCATCGTCACGGTCCACCGGCTGCGGGCGCCCGGCATGACCTGGTACCGGCTGCCGATCTTCGTGTGGTCGAACTACTCGACCGCGATCATCCTGGTGCTGGCGACGCCGGTGCTGGCGATCACGCTGGCCCTGCTGGCGGTCGAACGGCTGCTGCAGGTGGGCATCTTCGACCCGGCGCTGGGCGGCGATCCGCTGCTGTTCCAGCACCTGTTCTGGTTCTACTCGCACCCGGCGGTCTACATCATGATCCTGCCGGGGTTCGGGGTGATCAGCGAGGTCGTGCCGTGCTTCTCCCGGAAGCCCATCTTCGGCTACAAGTTCGTGGCCTGGGCCAGCGTGTCGTTCACCGCGGTCAGCTTCCTGGTCTGGGCGCACCACATGTTCGTCGCCGGCATGTCGGTCTATGCCGCACTGGTCTTCTCGCTGCTCAGCTACATCATCGCCGTGCCGTCGGCGATCAAGGTGTTCAACTGGACCGCCACGCTGCACAAGGGCTGGATCAGCTTCGACGCGCCCATGCTCTACGCGCTGGGCTTCATCGGGCTGTTCACGACCGGCGGCCTGTCCGGGCTGTTCACCGCCAACCTGGCGTTCGACGTCCATGTCACCGACACCTACTTCGTCGTGGCGCATTTCCACTACATCATGGTCGGCGGCATGGTCAGCGCCTACTTCGCCGGCCTGCATTTCTGGTGGCCCAAGATCACCGGCCGCATCTATCACGAATGGTGGGCGCGGATCGCGGCGCTGCTGATCTTCGTCGGGTTCAACCTGACCTTCTTCCCGCAGTTCATCCTGGGCTACCTGGGCATGGAGCGGCGCTACCATTCCTATCCGCCGGAATTCCAGTTCTGGAACATCCTGTCCTCGGCCGGCGCCTCGATCCTGGCGCTGGGCTACGTGATGCCGCTGTTCTACCTGACGTGGTCGCTGTACCGGGGCCAGCGTGCCGGCGCCAACCCGTGGGCGGCGACGGGGCTGGAGTGGACCACGCCGTCGCCCCCGCCCAAGCACAATTTCGACAAGACCCCGACCGTCACCCGCCCGCCCTACCAGTACCGGCCGGAACCGGAGCCCCAGGATGCCCAAGGCCATGCCTGA
- a CDS encoding cytochrome c oxidase subunit 3 family protein has protein sequence MPDIRPEPQYATLEQQADVAVFGMWIFLATEVLFFGGMLFAYTVYRGVYPEGFAEAGRHTKIVIGTVNTVILLTSSFVVAWAVHLAERGRGRGVAVLLGVAALLGTVFLGLKGFEYYQEWHEGLVPGLRFEETGPHAHAMELFYLLYFMMTGVHGFHVTIGIGLMATMAVRAWRGAFSSAYHTPVEITGLYWHFVDIVWIFLYPLIYLVGRSGG, from the coding sequence ATGCCTGACATACGGCCGGAACCCCAGTACGCCACCCTGGAACAGCAGGCCGACGTCGCCGTCTTCGGGATGTGGATCTTCCTGGCGACCGAGGTGCTGTTCTTCGGCGGCATGCTGTTCGCCTACACGGTCTATCGCGGCGTCTACCCGGAGGGCTTCGCGGAGGCCGGCCGCCATACCAAGATCGTGATCGGGACGGTCAACACGGTGATCCTGCTGACCAGCAGCTTCGTCGTCGCCTGGGCGGTGCATCTGGCGGAGCGGGGACGCGGCCGCGGCGTCGCGGTCCTGCTCGGCGTGGCGGCGCTGCTCGGCACCGTCTTCCTCGGGCTGAAGGGCTTCGAGTACTACCAGGAATGGCACGAAGGCCTCGTCCCGGGCCTCCGTTTCGAGGAGACCGGCCCGCACGCCCATGCCATGGAGCTGTTCTACCTCCTGTATTTCATGATGACCGGGGTGCACGGGTTCCATGTCACGATCGGCATCGGCCTGATGGCCACCATGGCGGTGCGCGCGTGGCGCGGCGCCTTCTCAAGCGCCTATCACACGCCGGTCGAGATCACCGGCCTGTACTGGCACTTCGTCGATATCGTGTGGATCTTCCTGTATCCGCTGATCTACCTGGTGGGAAGGAGCGGCGGATGA
- a CDS encoding cytochrome C oxidase subunit IV family protein has product MRENLPPLPLVLAWVALLALLGATLILAYVPMGPFNAVAAIGISVIKALLVVIIFMKLADSGNLVRFAAAAGLFWLAILFSLGATDYLTRTTVPTGSYTRGHLGEESP; this is encoded by the coding sequence ATGAGGGAGAACCTGCCGCCGCTTCCGCTGGTCCTGGCCTGGGTGGCCCTGCTGGCGCTCCTCGGGGCCACGCTGATCCTGGCCTATGTGCCGATGGGGCCGTTCAACGCGGTCGCCGCCATCGGCATCTCCGTGATCAAGGCGCTTCTGGTCGTCATCATCTTCATGAAGCTGGCGGACAGCGGCAACCTGGTCCGCTTCGCCGCCGCGGCGGGCCTGTTCTGGCTCGCCATCCTCTTCTCGCTCGGCGCGACCGATTACCTGACCCGGACCACGGTGCCCACCGGCAGCTACACGCGCGGCCACCTTGGCGAGGAGTCGCCCTGA